CCCCTCACCCACCCGTCCCAAAGCTCCTGGAGACCTTTGCTTCACTTCATGATTGATGCAACGAGGATGCCAGTGCCACCTTAGGGTGTGCGGGATGCTGTaatgtttccttccttcttgctgTACCATAATCACCTTGGCAAATATCAGATCTTTATCAGCATGAGATTAGACAAAGAAATACTCCAATATAGCTGCTATATCAATATAATTAATTATAGAAAATCAGAGATGTTTTTAGTTATCAGGAGATTTGGCTGAGATGTATCTCAGAAGAATCCATGTGTTGAACCTCCAGTGTCTCAGAATGTGACTGTACAtagagggtcttttttttttaactttttattgattctttgtgagtttcacatcatgcacctcagtcctcccactcatctctccatccccttttATCCATCTTCTGCCCTTTCAACCCCCCTTCAAAATAAAagacacacaaatgaataaaaaacaaccaaaactaaagaaagtacagaaaacatctcatcgcggaagctgtagtgtgtcacagagTGTTCCACAGCGCACCCTTTTGTCCAAACTTCcatgcttgcaaatgttcactgcagttAGTCATTGGTCTGGTctgaggtctctggcttctgtggcaccatcaatactggatcgtGTGATACACTTAAAGGGTAATTTAGCTAAGGTCCAACGGTGCCTTTCTTCAGTGCAACACTTGCTAAGTGtatgcaaggctctgggttcaatcctaaGCACCGCAGTAAGTAAATAAAGCAAAAGTAACTGAGCTGAAATAGAACATAAGACTGGGTTCTAAACTAATAAGACTGTTATTCTCATAGGAAAGAAAAGTAGGTCAGAGACGTGTCCAGAGAGAAGGGCAGGTACAGGCACGTGAAGACTTCACCTGCAGGCCAAGGGCAGAAGGCTCAGAAGAGCCTAACTCTGCTGATGTATGGTTGGTGGGCACAGAGCCTCCAGAACTGGGAGAGGATACATCTCTCTGGTGCTTCAGCCTTCCAGGCTGTGCTGTAGGAGCAGTCAGAGAAGTCTAATCTGCCAAGTGTCTTCCCCCTCCTTAGTTCACACTACGCTCACAAGAGTTGTGtatgtcactcagaatggttgcATATCACCCAATTACAGGTGTGGAAACTGGCACTTCAGAGGAGTTCAGGGCATCTCTGATACCATCATCCAGTGAGTGGAAGCGGGGTACTCACGGCAGTCTTGAccctcagtcccacccactctaCAGTGTCCAAGGTAATGGAATAGAAGAGCCTGGCTTTGCTCCAAGCTCTGCCCTCAACTAACTGTAGGGCCTTCAGAAAGCCAttggttcttttatttatttttgtttgtttgtttgatgtctTCATTGTAAAATCTGTAAAATGGGGGTTTGAATTGAACTACAGGCTTAGTAATAGCCAATGTGAGAGCAATTCTATCTTAAGGCTTTAGCTCAAATCACTGTTTTTGATCAaactcctttaaaaataaaatggtctCCGAGGGCTGGAAAGAGgtcttagcagttaagaacactggctgcccttctagaggacccaggttcaattcccagcacccatgtggcagctagAATTGTCTGTAGCTCTaattccaggggctctgacaccctcacaccaatggacataaaagaaaattaaagaaaaaaaattttaaaaggtctCTGTATACTCTTTTAGAACAGAAGCAAATGCAATTATTTTGAGAGTCACTAGCCCACAAAATCCACTAGCCTCTGCTGAAGAACATGTATGTACTTACAAATATCTTTAGATAAGGTAAAGTTAATTCATTTTAGAAATTACTTTCTAGAGCCTTTATCACACTGGCTCCTTCCAGTTGAAGATTCCTCTGTCCTGAGTTTTCTAAGAATTGCAGATGGCTTTGTGAGCAAACCACAGAATTGAATTTTGCTAAGAGAAAATGTGAGTTCTAGTTTTAAAATTCTCAGATAATCAGATAATTGAGAGGGGGTAGATTATAGacatttgtatgaaaaaaaaaatgaggtgagttacttcctgtctgtctgcctaaCAGGAAAGTTtacactaaataaaaaaatatctctgAAGTATCTTTAAATTCTTCCTTTCTCCAATAACCTCTCCAAGTCTGAAACAGTCTGTgggtgatgattttttttttatatacctGCAGTTAAAgcgcattaaaaaaaaaaaaaaaagaagaaaagaaaaaagaaaaacgtgAGTATATTGTGGAAAATAAAGTGGATGGTGATAGATCATGACCAGCTGTATGAAAGTTAGAATTGTGaatcatcttttttaaaaagctgaataaATGCAGTCTGCCCAAGAGGGAGGAAATGAGTATCTACAAACCACAACTCCCATCCAATCACATTCAGACAAATCAGCCTTCGGACGAATCAAATGTCTTCATCTAAAGCTTACCTGGATTTGGCACACTGCCCAGATTTTCCAAAACTACTGACAATAATACCTTCAccaacagttaaaaacaagggacgcaaacaaaaacaaaaaacaacagcttTTGGATATGATTGctttaaaaacaacttttaaaaaaaaaaaaaaggcaaggaaCTTTTTAACCCAGGAAAGATAATTACTTGAGAAGAGGAAAGTTTGCTTCTGAGTTAGCAGCTTGTGGAAGCAGGATTAGTGGGTGGGATTGGGCTGTGCTCCGTCCATAAATAGAAGCTCAGAGCTGTGCTGGCACACTCTGAAACTTGGACGGCAACCCGGGCGAGCCACGCAGAGCAGGAGAGTGGGAGGCCCAGGTAAGGCAACTGACAGTGGCTTTGGCCTCTGATTGCTGCGCATGGCTGCAGGCAGTCAACCAACAAGATGAAAGCGAGGTTCCCGGGGCAGGAAGCAGGATCTGGAAAGAGTACCACCCAATCCAGGGGCGGCTTGCTGGGGCCTTTCTTTGGTTAAAAGTAGTAGAGAATCATGCACGTGCCTGCCTAGGTTCAGAGTGATGCTTGCCCcctcaggaacctggaggtttGTGTGGGTGGGTGAACTGTGCTAGGGTTCAGGGGATCCTGTGTCAGTCATTGCTCCTCTCCCACGAGGTAACAGAAAGGCCCATGGGCTCCCCGCTGTATAAAAACTAAGCTCAGCTTGCCTCCTGGGAGTATATTATTGCAAATCAGGAAGCAGTTTTCTCAGTGCTTCTGCAGTTTGTAAGACTGTCAGAGAGCAGAGTTGGGCACTTGCTGAAGCAACAGCAACAGTCACTGAAACCTCCAGCAAAGACTCATTGTTAAAGACAACTTGGGGACAGAGTGACAGTAAAATGCATCAGTTTCAGGGGGTCAGCGGGCCAGGGATGGAGAGGATCTCCAAATTATTAAAGTCCCCCGCTAATGACTTGACACATTGGGTGCTTTGGGTTTTGAGGGGTTTACCCAGGATGTCCATACAGTAGTCTGAGTGACTCTCAGAAAGCCATGATCTCCCAGTGGGATGTTTGTACAGCAGTGTTTTATTAGCCTTCCTTGCAGCATCCTGTCATAAAATGCATTGGACATATCAATAGTTCCAGACTGTAATCTGTAGCGCTATTGCAAGGAGTCCTAAGAGCCATTTGCACAGCAACAGTTGACAAAGGAGTAAACACAGCATTTGGCCACCAATTGACTTTTATATTTTCAGTGACTATAAGTGCTGCTATCAATAATACATTGCCAAATATTTGCTGAGAAAGTCAAGGAAGTTAATCTGTGCTTCTGAACCAGCTTGGATTCCAGAAATATAGTAATTCGCACATCTAGTACTTCATCCATTGTTTAAATGTTAAACAGAAGTCATAAAACTAAGAAGTCTACTGAGTACTGCTAGTTTATAGTATACTTGAGTTGTTGCTACAAAATTTTAGAAGATAAAACTCATTATTAGCATTCACACATCCTTACGAATGTAGAAAATTGTAACAATATATCACTGCTTTAGCTAAGGTCTTTCCTGAGCCACTGTGTGTCTATATACCAAGACTTGGATAACAACTGGCCAGTTTAATTTAAGGCATCGCTTGGGGTTGGTAAGGAATCGACATCTTTTTAATTACCTAGTCTAGCAAAAGTTCCCATTCAAGCTCACAGATGACGAAGTTCTTCCAAACACTAAGCCACGACAATACACCCTGCTTCCTTTGTAGAGTACACTTGATGTGATTCAAGACCTACACCAACACTAGAGATGGACACTCTAGTTCTACATTGCTTTCTGGGCAACCTTTCAGCATTCGGCTTTACCAGATTCTAAGTCTGCAGCAGCCCACAGTATGGCCCATAGGTCTTTAGTGACACGAAACACAACATACTGTGCTTCCTCCCTCCACTACGCAATGTGTATTGTCATTCATACTCTGAATGAAATAAGAATGTGGCCGTGCTATTCATATTCATTCTTCAATGGTGACGAACCCATTTCAATGGAAGGGTAAAGATGTTTATGTTTAGAGTGACTGTTtcaggaaggggaaggggagggagctCTGTAAAATAGCAAGATTCAGAGCTCTTTGATTTTTCATCTCTCTGAAGTTCAGAGTCTTCATCTTCATAGTGAGACactgaagagagggaggaagaggcaccCCCAAATTACATTCTGGTATTATGTCTTTGCAGTATAACTTTTAAATGTGTATTTCCTTTACAGAAGAGTGCTTACATCTAACTAGTTAtgtatttccattaaaaaaaaccttATCTGTTCTACTGCAAGATAAGATACAACAAATGTTACTTATCCACTGATAGTAAAGCAATAGATGTGACGGCAAATAGACACTAGATGGATGGGTACCCATGATAATAAGGATTCCCAGGAAACTCCTGCATCCTCCGGAAGGCGGCTTTCCCTCCCGCCTGGTGTCTGACCTCAGTGCAACTTTCCACTGCAGCAATCCACTTTATAGATTCTAACTCCTTTCTGCTTATTTCCCGTGTAGATTTGCCATGGAGAAAATTTCAGTGTCCACTATCCTGCTCCTTGTGGCCATCTCGTATTCTCTGGCCAAAGATACTACAGTCAAACCTGGAGCCAAAAAGGACCCAAAGGACTCCCGGCCCAAGCTGCCTCAGACCCTGTCCAGAGGTACAATAGACTTTTTGTTGGCTCCCAACTGCAGCTCAATTCATAAAGACCCCCTGACTCTTGGTACCACATGTGTATGCTGAAGATActtgagaatttttttgtctAGATTTAGAAGTTCTCCTCTCCCTGGAGGCATTTGTTCTTAGGCAATGAGTCCGTATTATTCAAGTCCTTACCATACTGTTCAGCAGATTTGAGCCCGAAACTGTGGTGGATTTAAATACACCAACTCCTCTTGTTCCAGGTTGGGGCGATCAGCTCATCTGGACTCAGACCTACGAAGAAGCCTTGTACAAATCCAAGACAAGGTAAGCCGAGGACTCCGTGGAGCTCCCGAGAGTCTCTCATGCGCGCCACCTAGTGATGACAATCAGATGCTCATGGCATCCTGCTAAATGTCCAATCTCCTTGTCTCTCTCCCAGCAACAAACCCTTGATGATCATTCACCACTTGGACGAATGCCCACACAGTCAAGGTAATTTGTTCTTCAACATTTCTTTTATAGGCTTTTATGTCAGGTCAGGGTTCGGATCTCCCATCTTTACATTCCTAGAACCTAGCACTGTTGAACAAGAAAGACTATTTGAAAACATTCAAAAAGATGTTGAATAGTCCCATGTATTGAATTAACATGTTTTGAGTAAGAAATTCTGGGGTTTGTGCTCAACTCCTTTCATCTTTTTCCATCCAATACATCAATAAATACATTTGGGTTTACTGTTAAAAATATATCTTCCGGCCAGCTTTAGTTTCACACACATGCCACCTGCAGGTGTAATGAACCCATTGCTGTCTTCACTTAATTCCCACATGAGGGGCTCTGCATCTTCATTTTCCAGTGGTGTCTGTGTGTTAGGTAGCCTGTCTTATCCAAATCCAACCACATCCTCTTGCCTCGGTGCTACCATGTCGGTCCAAGCCAACCTCACACCCTGTTGACAAAATCACAGTAGTCACCTATGATCACACATGTCAGTCTTCTACACAAAAGCCACACTGAGGCGCTTAGCACATTATTAGGTCTAGTCAGTCATGTGCCCCAGTGGCTTCTCATCACAGCAAAGTTAAATCCCGATTCCCGGCCATGGCCTTCAAGGCTGGACCTGATCAGAGCGGTGCAGTTTTCCTTTCCCACCACGATCACATATTCTCACTGTGCAGCCTGCCTTCATGCTGCTCCTCCTTATTAACCAAGGCTATTACTCTTACATCGCCCTCTGCCTGCAAGGACCTGTCCCCAAACGCACTCCCTGACCTCAGTAGCACCGCCTAAAGGAGATGTGCAGTAACAAACTAATAGCTCTTCAAGCCTTTGCTTCACTTTGTTTGTTCCCAATGTATGTATCTAAGCATGAAACTATTACATATGTAGTATGTACTGGTTTATGCTTTGATTTCCACATAAGCATCTCAACTCTGTGGAAGTTCTGCATGTTTTTCTATTCATGGTGTTTTCTTAgtgtaaaaaaaatcatatctgcCACAAGTTACTCAGTaaacatgatttaaaaataacaaaggggtgagtgaacaaataaattaagGTAGTGAATTAAAAGAGCAAAGATAGAATAGCATAGTATAATATAGTATAGAATCGTACAGTAAAGTGTAGAAAAAAACATAGCGAATCATTTGCTGGAGCGGCAAAGCAGGTGTTGCATTTAAAACACTATTCGGCTTAAAAGCCAGCAGAAAATAAGGGTTCTAACCAAAGCTGAGATAAATgcttcaataattttttttcttatattacaGCCTTAAAGAAAGTGTTTGCCGAAAATAAAGAAATTCAGAAATTGGCAGAGCAGTTCGTTCTTCTCAACCTGGTTGTAAGTTTCCCCCGGTCATCACCCACATCGCCTCCTGGATTCCTCTCATCATCACACACATCACCTCTTGGTTCAATGTCTGACTCACTTTTTCTATGCATCTAAGTCATGCTACATTAACTAGAATCTCTTCCAAGTCCCATCATAcacatgagaaaacaaaaatattttacttaataaTCTTTCCTCTAAAAGTTTGCACTGtggtattgaacccaggaccaGGAAACAGTCTCCCATTGAGCCACATACTCAGTTTTTTATGTGACACACTTATGTTTTAATGTAGTAGTAATTACTAATCTTATCTGAAAAATACTCTTCAATGGTCAAGATCTCTGTGCTGCTCTAGTAACTGCTTTTTGTGTTTCTCAAATCACTGACTTTGCCCATCGCCCTATGGTTCTGGCTCATGTATTCTTGTCACTTCTATTCCTGGGATAGAGAGAACTACCCACGTGCCTTGtgctttagtttctttagtttcGTACCTCCTGTCTCACGTTCTCATCAGCAACCCTCCTGCCTTAGCATGGGCTTTCTGCTCTATCATGGTCTCTTACCTTATCCAACTGTAGCTTCCTGAGTTCTTCCTCcttgagttgttttcttctttgagaatCACATCTACTAGCTATGTCCCTCAAGCCCTGTACCACAGCTGCTCTTCCTGCTCTGTGATACTTGTCCTCTCATCTGTGTTATGAACTCTTTGCAGAAGAGATTCCCGCGCAGTATTTTAGGCCCATGGTACAGTCATAGACACATTCTCTTTTTCagattagtttttaaaattagttcacaaagtaatGGATTCCACTGTGGCATTTTCACATTCTCTTTgttttcccccacccccactagtCACTTTGATCAGCACTAAAGCCCTccttttgtttatatattctataaCCCCTTTTCAACAGCCTCCCTAGCCCTCTCTTAATAACTGTGTTTCACTTTTCAGGGTGCACTTTCTACTTCTAGGAAACTTTAATGGACACGTTTTTGTGTTGTCAAGTTTGAAAACACTGAAAGACAAACAAACTAATagctgtctctgtttttttttttttaattccagtatGAAACAACTGACAAGCACCTTTCTCCTGATGGCCAGTATGTCCCCAGAATTATGTTTGTGGGTAAGTGGACGTGCTGGTGACATAAGACACACAGGATGATGCAATCTCGGCCACATGCTGTGTCCCTACAACATCACACTTCCCATCTATGTCCTCATCCTCAGCAGCCATTTCACGATGACCAAGGTCACCCACCTCACGAAAGGAGCATGACTTTCTGGGTGGGGCTTCATGTTTTGCTAAGTCTCACAATACGCTTTCACCAGAAAGTATGAACTACCATTTCCAGAAATGACTTCTTTGCTCCTCTGCTCATTTCATCTCCCATCTTCTGTTCTAAGCACATCTGCAAAGAGAGTGTTCTCCTCACTGGCTGTTTTAGTTTTTAGTTACCCCCTGTTGGGGAATGACATATTACCACGGCAGAGCTACGTGTGTTTCTGTCCCACCACAACAGGCCCAGTGCGAGCCTACAGTAGGTTCTCAATAATTGTCCGTTGAGGGGCCTAATAAATGCATGGAATTTGGCTCTAACCAGTCactttaaaactgtgagtaagccCACTGACTAGCAGAGCCCATTAAGTGAGCAATCTGGGCAACCCATCAAAGCTTgcattaaaagtgaaaaaaacaaaaaacatggcgggggggggggtggcggGAGACAAGAAGGACTGAACCAGAGCGCTCGTTTGTGGGAGCCTGAGCATTTTTGTGAGGGCATTTTtggaggtcctctgtgtataGTTTGTTCGGGACTTCTCTGAAAGTCTCCTGGAAGTTTGTGAGCGCACTGATCCACATTTGTCACCTTCCGCCGTGGTACAAATCGGGAGATACTAACTTGTGAGGCTCTCTGCTTTTCCGTGTTGGCTGAGTGTTAGACTCCCCAAAGGATTGAAAACCCAGCTGCCCTGGCTGCATCTCAAACCAGGGACGGGAGAGTCTCTAGGTAGGGATGCAGGAAGCCATTGCTTTAAGAAGCCTCCAGGTAGTAGGAGTGCAGCGGCTCGTGTATAAAGGCCCTGTGTTCAGGTAGTGGGGAGGTCAGACTGTGCTTTGGTAGTCGCTTCCCGGAGGCAAGCATCACTAGGTCTCTGTCGAAAAAGCAGATATCTATGTCTGCTAATTCACATCTGTTGCTTCTGTTCCAACATTCTGAAGTGACAAAGACAGTCCTCTGCAAGATGGGACAGACTGCAAACATCCAGCTAGTTCTCACGTGTTATTTTCTCCATCCGAGCACATTCATTCCCGGCCCCTTCCTTCTCAGCTGTGGGAACCCAGCTCAGGAGCGCGTGTGCTCTGTAAAAGCGCTGCCATCACCCCAGCGCTCAGTCACCCCCTTTCAGGGCAGTGTCTAGTCCTCTCTACACCCCTCGCTGATCTTCTGGGTGTAGGTCACCTTTGAAGTACCCCTTTTCCTCTTTAATCACAGAATTTCAATTACATAAAAGTAAGACAGAAAGGATGGGGGGGGcggtgttgtttgttttgtttttttgagacaaggtttcatgtagtccaagctagcctcaaactgtcTATGTgaccaagaatgaccttgaactcctgagcctccTCCCTCCAGGCAACAAGAGCTGAGGTTACTGGCAtgaaccaccatacccagcttgaTAGGTAGATTTAAACCAAGGgtaatattgagagagagagaagggaaaatttGTAAATATCTATTTTTAAAGTGTAGCTGATTAATCATAAAGTATTTTTTAAGTGGAAGGCACTATGTGTTTGTAGTTATCTGACCCTGCTGTGCTTAGGGACTTACAttattttgaagaaagaaagaaagaaagaaagaaagaaagaaagaaagaaagaaaggaaggaaggaaggaaggaaggaaggaaggaagagaaagaaagaaagaaagaaagaaagaaagaaagaaagaaagaaagaaagaaagaaagaaagaaagagagaaagagagaaagcgaGGTGGaggctggggatatggctcagttggcagagtgctttaCCATCaagcacaaagccctggctttCACGCCCAGACGGTATAAACTAGGCATGGTACCTCAGATCTACAATTCTAGCACTCAGCAGGCTGGGGAAGGAAAATTGTAATGAATTCAGAGCCAGCCTAATGTACACAGTTTcctgctagcctgggctacagagtaagagacTCTGTccaaaacaaatagacaaaacaaaaataataaggaaaataaacaacaacagtaataataatgaaCCATATAGAGACTCAGTCTGACCCAGGCTAACCATTTGCCCCCTCCTGTCACCCTCATGCTCCTGCAAATCACGTGCTTTATTCTGTTTCTCGCTTTTCAAACACCTCAGTAGAGAATAAAAAACACCCAAACACCATCGTTAGGTGTATCCGGTTACTGAGGCTTTTCTTAGGAAAGTCTGTCACTTAAAATCTCGCAGTAATTCTGTAGTAAGAAAACtaatgtttgcacacacacacacacacacacacacaaccccacaAAATATGCACTGTCCTGTTTTCAGGGCACTTTAGGTAGGATGCCAGGGTTTGAAAGCTTTTCCCCAAACAGCACTGCGCCGCTGTTGAGTGTCCCCTGAGCTGCACAGGTGGCAACTCCCAGGAGGCAGGGTAGCAGTACAGGAGAGGCGGAGCTCCAGACAGCTCCCTCCACACACAAAGCAGACTCCCTGGAAGCAAATTCCGCTCATCCTTGATCTTTATCTCTGTAGACCCATCGCTGACAGTGAGGGCGGACATCACTGGGAGATACTCAAACCGTCTCTACGCTTATGAACCTTCCGACACTGCTCTGTGTAAGTGCTGCCTGCAGCTTATCCGGCTGAAAGCCCTGTTGCTATAGTGATGGGGGAGGAGCCTCCACAGAGGTGGGCGAGACCGCTGCCCAGGGGCTCCAGAGAATCAGTTTAACCCAGACTAACTATGTGCCCATCGGCAAATCACAGGCTTCACTTGTCTCCCACTGTGTAAGCATCTCGATGAAGGGTCAATCGTTCAGTTGAGGtttctgttcctcctgctgctggaGAACCTATCACCACCCTGCCTCCGTGCGCGACAGCGCACAAACCCTTCTGCCACAGAAGTGCCTCAGAAGTAGCTGACACACAGGCTTGCTGtcccccctcccatccccaccccataATGAAAAGGGAAATAATTCGGTCCGTTTTGCGGTGGTTAAATTCAGCTTCACTTTAAGAACATAGGCAAGTGATCTGGAGAGTCGCTAACCTCTCCCTATCTCCGTTGGCAAACGTaggcggcgggggcgggggcgtgggagacagagggacagagactgATTTAAGGCAGCTGAGGCAGCCAGTGGAAGGCTATCCTGTCACACCTGATTAGGTCTGGGAGGAATTGGTCCTGGG
This is a stretch of genomic DNA from Meriones unguiculatus strain TT.TT164.6M chromosome 1, Bangor_MerUng_6.1, whole genome shotgun sequence. It encodes these proteins:
- the Agr2 gene encoding anterior gradient protein 2 homolog, which produces MEKISVSTILLLVAISYSLAKDTTVKPGAKKDPKDSRPKLPQTLSRGWGDQLIWTQTYEEALYKSKTSNKPLMIIHHLDECPHSQALKKVFAENKEIQKLAEQFVLLNLVYETTDKHLSPDGQYVPRIMFVDPSLTVRADITGRYSNRLYAYEPSDTALLLDNMKKALRLLKTEL